GCAGGAGGCTCCGGAAGAGCGCCATGAAGAGCGCGGCGCCCACCCCCTTGTCGCAGACGTCGGCGATCGCGAGCGCGATGCGCCCGCCCGGCAGGAGAAAGGCGTCGTAGAAGTCGCCGGCGCACTGGCGCGCCGGCTCGAAGAGCGCCGCGATCTCCCAGCCGGACGGCTCCGGCAGACGTTCGGGGAGGAAGGTCGCCTGGATGCGCCGGCCGATCGCGAGCTCCCGTTCCATGCTCTCCGCGTAGAGCCGCTCGCGGTCGCGGAGCCGCTTCTTCTCGAGGGAGGCGCCGACCCGCGCCTTCAGCACGACCGGATTGAAGGGCTTGGGCAGGTAGTCGTCCGCCCCGAGCTCGATGCAGCGGGCGACCGTCTCGGTTTCGTCGCTCGCGGAGATCATGACGACGGGGGTGTTCCGGAGCTCCGCGTCCTGCATCCATTCGGCGAGAACCTGGCGGCCGTCCAGCTCGGGCATCATGACGTCGAGCAGCATCAAGTCGTACTTCGCGGCCCGCCCGCGTTCGAGCGCGCGGCGGCCGTTCTCGGCGACGTCGACCGTGTAGCCCTGCCGCACGAGCCGGCGCGCGAGCATGTCCCGGTTCATCTCGTTGTCGTCGACGACGAGGATCCGGGCGGGAAACTCGGCGGCGCTCACCGGCGCGCGCCCTTCATCCGCGCGAGGCGCCCGTCGCCGGCTCGGCGAGGAGGCGCCGGAGGTACGGCAGCTGCTCCTCGGCCGCGCGCTCCCCCTCTTCGATGATGTACGGGATCTTCTCGGTGTCGAAGAGCCGGATCCGCTGGGAGAACTGCGGGATCACCGGAATGACCTCCGCGTGGTGGGCGAGGTTGTGGAAAGCGAACCGCGACTTCAGCAGGTTGTTCGTCATGATGCTCGAGAGCTGGAACGAGAACCGCGCCGGGGAGCGGATCGCGGTCTGGTACGGGCTCTCGAATCCCATCGCGACGATGATGTCGGCGCCTTCGCGGATCGCGACCCCGACCGGGAGGGGATCGGACATGAACCCGTCGATCAGGAGACGCTCTCCGATCTTCCACGGACGGAAGATGAACGGGATCGCGATCGACGCGCGGATCGCGTCGACGACGTTCCCTTCCGACAGGACGACCTGTTCGCCCGTGTGGAAGTCCGTGGCCGTGAGGTGGAGGGGCGTCGGCATCGCCTCGATCCGCCTTCCCCCGAAGACGTCCTGGAGGCGGCGCATGACGAGGCGGTCGTTCTTCAGGCCGAAGTCCTCGCTGAAGCCGAAGATTCCCGGAAGGATCGCCCGCAGCAGGGAAGGCGTGTGGCGGCGGCTCGTGATCTCCTGCGTCCAGAGCTCCCGCGTCATGCGCACCGCATCCTCGGTCTCGAATCCGGCGGCGAGGAACGTCGCGTAGATGCTCCCCCCGCTGCAACCGACGACCATGTCGACGGCGATGTGCTCGCGCGCGAGGACGCGCTGCATCCCGAGCGCGGCCGCGCACTTCACGCTTCCCGACCCGATCACGAGCGCGATGCGGCGGCGGGAAGGGGCTGGAGCGCTCATCCGACGAAGCTCCCGACCGCGGCTTCGACGGTCGCGAACGCCTTGAGGATGCTCGTGAATCCCGAGAGATCGAGGACGCGCTGGACGTCGGGACGGATCGCCGCGAGACGGAAGTCGCCCCCCTGCTGCCGCGCGTCCTTCAGCGCCCCGAGGAGCGCCCGGAGGCCGGCGCTGCTGATGTATTCGACCCCCGCGAAATCGGCCACGAGGCGGATCCGGCCGGCGCGCACCTGGGCGCCCACCGCGTCGGAGAGGTCTCCGGCGGTCAGCCCGTCGACGCTCCCGCGGATCGCGACGACGCTGATCGGGCCCGATTCGAGGATCGCGATCTCCATCTCTACCCCTCCGTGCCGTCCCGAGGCGCGGCTTCGGTCTTCTTGACGAGAGTCAGCCGGTTGCCCGCGTCGGGGCGCGCCTCGTACCGGACCTCGTCGACGACGCTCTTGACGAGATGCCACCCGAGGCCGCCGATCCGGCGCTCCTCCCACGAGGCGTCGAGGTCCGGCGAGGGAGCGTCGTCCGGCGAGAACGGCGGCGCGAAGTCCGTGATCGTGACGACGAGGCGGCTGCCGTCGCCGGAGACGCTCACCTCGATCGGACCGGGCTCGCCGCCCGGATAGGCGTGGCGCATCAGGTTCGTGCACACTTCCTCGACGGCGAGGCGCAGCGAGAAACAGGAGGAGGCGTCCGCACCCGATCTCTCGCACGCGTCGCGGACGAAGTCGACGAGCTCGGGAAGATGGTCGAGGGTGCCCGGGCGGCGAATCACCGCCGCGCTCCCCCCGCCGGCGTCCGCCGTCACGGAGAGGCCGCCGGGCGCGAGAGCAGCGCCTCGATCTTGCGCAGCAGCCGGTCGAGGTCGACCGGCTTCGTGTCGAAGTCGTCGCAGCCGGCCGCGAGCGCGCGGTCGCGATCGTCGGCCATCGCGTGCGCGGAGAGCGCGATGATGGGGATCCCCCGCGTCGCCGGCACCGCCTTGATCTGCCGCGTCGCCTCGAAACCGTCGAGGATCGGCAGATTCAGATCCATGAGCACGAGATCGGCGCTTCCCGCCCGCGCGACCGCCTCGCCGCCGTCGACGGCGCCGTCCACTTCGTATCCGCGGCGCTGGAGCCGCCGGGTGAGCATGTCCCGGTTCATGTCGTTGTCTTCGACGAGCAGGATTCGGCTCACGTCAGTCCTTCGAAGGACCGGTCTTCCCGGCGAGCGCCCGACGCCGTTCCTCTTCCTGCTCGACGAGGGCTCGGAAGTTCACGCGGTGGATCGACGTCGCGTCGCCTTCCTCGTTCCCGACGTCGGTCGGCAGCCGGACCGTGAACGTCGACCCCTTGCCGTACTCGCTTTCGACGGAGACGTCGCCCCCCATCATCTGGCAGAAGCGCTTCGACAGCGCGAGGCCCAGCCCGGTTCCCCCGTATTTCCGGGTCGTCGCCGCGTCCGCCTGGGAGAAGGCCTGGAACAGCTTCCCGAGCTGCTCCGGGGTCATGCCGATCCCCGTGTCGCTCACCCGGAACGTGATCCAGTTCCCCTCTCCGTCGGTCTCGCGCGCGACGACCAGGGCGATTTCCCCTTTCTCGGCGAACTTGCTCGCGTTCGAGAGGAGGTTCAGGAGGATCTGCTTGAGCTTCGTGACGTCTCCCTTGAGCGAACCGAGCGAGGGGTCGCAGCGCACGACGAAGCGGTTCCCCTTCTTCTCGACGAGCGGAGCGGCGGTCGACGCGACCTCCTCGACGAGCTTCGCGATCTCGAACGTCTCGACGAAGAGCGACATCTTGCCGGCTTCAATCTTCGAGAGGTCGAGCACGCTGTTGATGAGCCGGAGGAGGTGCTTTCCCGACGTCCGGATCTTCTGCAGGTCGGCGACGAGGTCTTCCGGGTCGCCTCCCGCGGCCTCTTCCTCGAGGAGCTCGCTGTATCCGATGATCGCGTTGAGCGGCGTCCGGAGCTCGTGGCTCATGTTCGCGAGGAAGGCGCTCTTGGCCCGATTCGCCGCTTCCGCCGCCTCTTTCGCCTCCTCCGCCGCGGCGCGCGCCTGTTCCACCTGCCGCGCCTGCTCTTCGAGCTGGACCTTCTGGTCCTGCACCGCCTGCTTCGTGCGGAGCACGCGCTTGGTCTGGAGATACGAATGGAGCGCGAAGACGGTCGAGAAGCAGACGATCGCGAGGACGCTGAAGACCGAGGTCACCGGGCTCGACTCGAGGTTCAGGTGGAGGCCGAAGGCGAGGACCGAGACGGCGGCGCCGGCGATCATCGCGCCCAGGCCCCGCAGAGACAGCCGCAACCCGCCGATCGAGAGGTTCGCGGCGTTGACCGACGTGAGGAACGCGATGCACGGAAGGAGGGAGAAACCGGTGAGGGCGGCGAAGAATCCGATCATGAACGAATCGACGAGCATGCAGCGAAGCTCCGCCGCCTTGCTGTCGCGGCTCCGCATCCCGATGAGATACGCGGCATGCGGCCACATGAAACCGTAGACGAACGCGAGCGCGAGGAAGCCTCTCCCGCGCCCGGCCGAAACGAAGAACGACTCCATGACGAGAAAGACGACGAACGTCGCCGGGATTCGGACGAAATAGTCGAGACGGACGATCGGATGGACCGAGCGGGCGGGGCGCGCGTCTTCCCGCGGCGCCGGCGGGAGCGCCGTGTCGGCGGGTGCGGCGGTATCGCTCATCGACGCGGCTTCATCCAAGGATCGACTCCGGATGATACCTCCGCCGCACGGCGGCGGGAACGGCCATGCGTCGGGGCGGCCGCGGCCGGTGACGGCGTTTGCTTCGAGGCAGGGAGCCGATGCCGGCGCGCCGGGCTACGCGTCGGCCGAGGCGGTCTTCTTGCGCCTCTTGTGGTCGTACATCCACGCGTCCGCCTGGTCCATCAGGTCCTCCAGACGCGCGCCGGTGTTCGGATCGGAATAGGCGAGTCCGACCGAGAGCGACAGCGGAACCGGATCGATCCCGGCGAGATTCTCGGCGTCGATGTTGCGCTGCAGGCGATCCACGATCGCGCGCGAATCCTCGAGCCCGCTCGCGAGCGAGAGGATCGCGAACTCGTCGCCGCCGAGGCGGGCGAGGATGTCCGACTCCCGGAACGTCCGACGGAGCGTCCGCGCGGCCTTCTTGAGGAGGTTGTCCCCCTGCGCGTGGCCGTAGGCGTCGTTGCACTCCTTCATTCCGTCGACGTCGGCAAAAAGGAGGAGGACGGGCTCGTTCAGCCGTCCCGCCGTCTTGAGCTGCTGCTCCGCGGCTCCGAGGAATCCTCTGCGGTTGAAGAGACCCGTCAGGTCGTCGCGGATCGAGAGCGCCTTCGCCTCGGCGAGCAGACGGCTGCGCTCCATCGCATATCGCAACGACCGGACGAGGATGTCCCCGTTGATCTCGTTCTTGAGCAGGTAGTCCTGGACGCCCGCCTTCGCGTTCTCCTCCGCGAGCTGATCGTCGTCGATCCCGGTGAGGATCACGATCGGAACGTCTCCGGCGACCTTCTGCAGGGTGCGGGGCGCGACGGCGCCGCGCGCGTCGGGGAGATTCAGATCGAGGAGGACGACGTCGAAGTGGCGCTCGTCGATCGAGGCGAGCGCATCGGCGAGGCGCGTGACGTGGGTGACGCGAAAGCGGGAGCCGCTCGCGGACGTGAGGGTTTCCCTCAGGCCCGAGGCCAGCGGCTCGTCGTCTTCGACGAGGAGCACGTCGTACGCTCGCGAAGGAGCGGCCCGATCCTCTCGGGGGGTGGAGCTCATGACCGAAGAGGGAGCAAATTCGATACCACCGCCGGATCGGTTCGCGACCTCCCGGCGCCCGGCGCGCGAAGCGCCGGAAAGCCTCGACGGAACGGTGAGAATCGGCGAGGGTCCCGCGCCCGGACCGGGCCTTGCCGCCGGTCCGCGGTCGATCAGCCGGCCGGGGTCCCCGAGTCCGCGGCGCGAACTTTCTCCGCCGGCCGGGACGGACCGGAGGCGCGCTCCGCGTCGGTTCTGTGGGCGCGGACGATCAGGCGCTGCGGAGCCTGGCCGATGTAGTCGAAGGGATAGCAGGTGATGAGCGTCAGCGTCGGGTCGGGGGTCGGATCGAGGACGGCGACGTCGGTCACGTCGACGACCTGGATCCGATCGACCGCGTAGTGGAAGACTCCTCGGGGCGTCGTGACCGTGATCGCATCCCCCTTGCGCACGCGGCGCAGCCCCTTGAAATACCCGTACCGGTGCGCGGCCAGGGCGACGTTTCCGGTCGGGCCGGGAACGGCCGTCCCCGGGACGTGGCCGACCGCGACGCGGAGCGTGTCGTCGTCGGCTCCCTCGCGGATCGTTCCGGAGACGCCGAGGCGCGGAATGTCGATCCGGCCGTCGACGAGCGGCGGAGAAGCGTGGGCGGCGGCAGCAACGGCGAGGAACAGAAGGGTACCGAGATTCCCGGGGGAGAGTTTCATTGCGGCGGAGGATACCGCGGCGCGCGAGCGCTTGCACCGTCCAAAAGTACAGGAGGGCTCGCGCCTTCCCGGGGCGGAGAACGGAGAGCGGCTCCGACCCTCCGTCGGCGGCCTCGCTGCGATGTCCGATTTCCGCTAGTCGAATGCCGCCCCTGTGCTTCAATAGCGCGCATGGCACTCGACGCTTCCACCTGCTACCGCGCTCTCGCCGCCCGCGACGCCCGCTTCGACGGACGCTTCTTCACCGGCGTCACGACGACCGGGATCTACTGCCGTCCCGTGTGTCCCGCGAAAACGCCGCACCGCGAGAACGTCCGGTTCTTTCCCTGCGCGGCCGCGGCCGAGAAGGAAGGATTCCGGGCCTGCCGCCGGTGCCGTCCGGACGCCGCGCCGGGAACGCCGGCGTGGGCGGGGACGTCCGCGACGGTCGCGCGCGCCCTGCGCCTGATCTCCGACGGAATCCTCGACGAGCGCCCGGTCGAGGCGCTCTCCGGCCGGCTGGGCGTCGGCGAGCGCCACCTCCGCCGCCTGTTCCGGCACGAGCTCGGCGCGTCCCCCGCCGAGATCGCCGCGACGAGGCGCATCCATTTCGCGCGGCGCCTCCTGCGGGAGACCGAACTTCCGGTCGCGGACGTCGCTTTCTCGGCGGGATTCGGAAGCATCCGGCGATTCAACGAAGCGTTCCGGGAGGCGTTCGACTGCACTCCGGGCGTCTACCGGCGGACGAGCGAAGATCGCCCCGCGGCGGATCGCGACCTCACGCTGCGACTCCCCTACCAGCCCCCCTATCGGTGGGGCGACCTCGCCCGGTTCCTCTCGGCCCGCGCGATTCCCGGGGTCGAGTCCTTCGAGAACGGCGTCTACCGGCGTTCCTTCACCGACGGGGAGTTCGCGGGAGCGCTGGAGATCCGGCCCGCCCGCCGGGACGACGCCCTCGAGCTGCGGGTTCCTTCGGTCGGCGCATCGGAGCTGCTCGCGATCTCCGCCCGCGCGCGCCGCCTCTTCGACGTGGACGCCGACGTCGCGACGATCGCCCGCGATCTCGCCCGGGACCGCGAGCTCGCCCCCGACGTCCGCCGCGCGCCGGGAATTCGGGTTCCGGGCTGCTGGGACCCGTTCGAGATCGCCGTCCGCGCGGTCCTCGGCCAGCAGGTGACGATTTCCGCGGCGACGACGCTCGTCGGCCGACTGGTCCGGGCGCTCGGAAGGCCTCTCGCCGTCCCCGCCGGAGCCGTGACCCATCTCTTTCCCCGTCCGGCGGACGTCGCCGGTGCCGACCTCGGCGGAATCGGCGTTCCGGGGCGGAGGGCGGCGGCCCTCCGGGCGCTCGCGGGCGCCTTCGCTCGGGGCGAGATCGACGCTCTCGCGGCGCGGGGCGTCGACGCATTCGTCGAAGGACTGACGCGAATTCCGGGAATCGGGCCGTGGACGGCGCACTATGTCGCGATGCGCGCCCTGTCCGAGCCGGACGCGTTTCCCGCGGGAGACCTCTGGCTCCGCCGGCTCGTCGTCCCCGGTTCGACGCTCTCCGAGGCGGCCGTGGAAGAACGTTCCGCGGCGTGGCGTCCCTGGCGGGCCTACGCCGCTTTCTACCTGTGGCGCCGCGGCGCCGAGAAAAAGGAGAGAACCTCATGGAAATCAGCGAACTGAACGTCGATTCCCCGCTCGGTCGGCTCCGGCTCGCCGCGACCGACGCCGGGCTCTGCGCGATCCGCTTCCCCGGCGGATCCGAGTCCCGCTCCCGCGCGGACCTGAAGGTCGCGCCGAACGCCGCCCGCGAGGAGCTGCTCGACAGAACGCGACGGGCG
This window of the Thermoanaerobaculia bacterium genome carries:
- a CDS encoding response regulator; this encodes MSRILLVEDNDMNRDMLTRRLQRRGYEVDGAVDGGEAVARAGSADLVLMDLNLPILDGFEATRQIKAVPATRGIPIIALSAHAMADDRDRALAAGCDDFDTKPVDLDRLLRKIEALLSRPAASP
- a CDS encoding ATP-binding protein translates to MSDTAAPADTALPPAPREDARPARSVHPIVRLDYFVRIPATFVVFLVMESFFVSAGRGRGFLALAFVYGFMWPHAAYLIGMRSRDSKAAELRCMLVDSFMIGFFAALTGFSLLPCIAFLTSVNAANLSIGGLRLSLRGLGAMIAGAAVSVLAFGLHLNLESSPVTSVFSVLAIVCFSTVFALHSYLQTKRVLRTKQAVQDQKVQLEEQARQVEQARAAAEEAKEAAEAANRAKSAFLANMSHELRTPLNAIIGYSELLEEEAAGGDPEDLVADLQKIRTSGKHLLRLINSVLDLSKIEAGKMSLFVETFEIAKLVEEVASTAAPLVEKKGNRFVVRCDPSLGSLKGDVTKLKQILLNLLSNASKFAEKGEIALVVARETDGEGNWITFRVSDTGIGMTPEQLGKLFQAFSQADAATTRKYGGTGLGLALSKRFCQMMGGDVSVESEYGKGSTFTVRLPTDVGNEEGDATSIHRVNFRALVEQEEERRRALAGKTGPSKD
- a CDS encoding SpoIIE family protein phosphatase; protein product: MSAAEFPARILVVDDNEMNRDMLARRLVRQGYTVDVAENGRRALERGRAAKYDLMLLDVMMPELDGRQVLAEWMQDAELRNTPVVMISASDETETVARCIELGADDYLPKPFNPVVLKARVGASLEKKRLRDRERLYAESMERELAIGRRIQATFLPERLPEPSGWEIAALFEPARQCAGDFYDAFLLPGGRIALAIADVCDKGVGAALFMALFRSLLRSTAEAAAAAADSEEVVRRAVVGTNDYIARTHGRANMFATVFFAVADAATGEIKYVNGGHEGPLVLSASGGVAAELSPTGPAVGMLPESAYAVGSASIAPGQTLFAYTDGVTDAKGAAGFFGRDRMLALLGPGTAAELLDRVGGEVRAHVADAERYDDLTMLAVRRLP
- a CDS encoding ATP-binding protein; the encoded protein is MIRRPGTLDHLPELVDFVRDACERSGADASSCFSLRLAVEEVCTNLMRHAYPGGEPGPIEVSVSGDGSRLVVTITDFAPPFSPDDAPSPDLDASWEERRIGGLGWHLVKSVVDEVRYEARPDAGNRLTLVKKTEAAPRDGTEG
- a CDS encoding class D sortase, which encodes MKLSPGNLGTLLFLAVAAAAHASPPLVDGRIDIPRLGVSGTIREGADDDTLRVAVGHVPGTAVPGPTGNVALAAHRYGYFKGLRRVRKGDAITVTTPRGVFHYAVDRIQVVDVTDVAVLDPTPDPTLTLITCYPFDYIGQAPQRLIVRAHRTDAERASGPSRPAEKVRAADSGTPAG
- a CDS encoding AlkA N-terminal domain-containing protein codes for the protein MALDASTCYRALAARDARFDGRFFTGVTTTGIYCRPVCPAKTPHRENVRFFPCAAAAEKEGFRACRRCRPDAAPGTPAWAGTSATVARALRLISDGILDERPVEALSGRLGVGERHLRRLFRHELGASPAEIAATRRIHFARRLLRETELPVADVAFSAGFGSIRRFNEAFREAFDCTPGVYRRTSEDRPAADRDLTLRLPYQPPYRWGDLARFLSARAIPGVESFENGVYRRSFTDGEFAGALEIRPARRDDALELRVPSVGASELLAISARARRLFDVDADVATIARDLARDRELAPDVRRAPGIRVPGCWDPFEIAVRAVLGQQVTISAATTLVGRLVRALGRPLAVPAGAVTHLFPRPADVAGADLGGIGVPGRRAAALRALAGAFARGEIDALAARGVDAFVEGLTRIPGIGPWTAHYVAMRALSEPDAFPAGDLWLRRLVVPGSTLSEAAVEERSAAWRPWRAYAAFYLWRRGAEKKERTSWKSAN
- a CDS encoding diguanylate cyclase: MSSTPREDRAAPSRAYDVLLVEDDEPLASGLRETLTSASGSRFRVTHVTRLADALASIDERHFDVVLLDLNLPDARGAVAPRTLQKVAGDVPIVILTGIDDDQLAEENAKAGVQDYLLKNEINGDILVRSLRYAMERSRLLAEAKALSIRDDLTGLFNRRGFLGAAEQQLKTAGRLNEPVLLLFADVDGMKECNDAYGHAQGDNLLKKAARTLRRTFRESDILARLGGDEFAILSLASGLEDSRAIVDRLQRNIDAENLAGIDPVPLSLSVGLAYSDPNTGARLEDLMDQADAWMYDHKRRKKTASADA
- a CDS encoding patatin-like phospholipase family protein, yielding MSAPAPSRRRIALVIGSGSVKCAAALGMQRVLAREHIAVDMVVGCSGGSIYATFLAAGFETEDAVRMTRELWTQEITSRRHTPSLLRAILPGIFGFSEDFGLKNDRLVMRRLQDVFGGRRIEAMPTPLHLTATDFHTGEQVVLSEGNVVDAIRASIAIPFIFRPWKIGERLLIDGFMSDPLPVGVAIREGADIIVAMGFESPYQTAIRSPARFSFQLSSIMTNNLLKSRFAFHNLAHHAEVIPVIPQFSQRIRLFDTEKIPYIIEEGERAAEEQLPYLRRLLAEPATGASRG
- a CDS encoding STAS domain-containing protein, with the translated sequence MEIAILESGPISVVAIRGSVDGLTAGDLSDAVGAQVRAGRIRLVADFAGVEYISSAGLRALLGALKDARQQGGDFRLAAIRPDVQRVLDLSGFTSILKAFATVEAAVGSFVG